A genomic segment from Dendropsophus ebraccatus isolate aDenEbr1 chromosome 7, aDenEbr1.pat, whole genome shotgun sequence encodes:
- the LOC138796460 gene encoding vomeronasal type-2 receptor 26-like — protein sequence MLLSRPLEPSWRQTSLEPGKLIKYIKNAHYQRDSSLFTDKEEWLRPLHLVNWLMEYSGSDLLIYRRTVGIFDALDPNPLNITPTMITWRHNVMPKGRCNEQCPAGKMKVLGKGYHICCYNCTSCPDGEFTSITGNKLR from the exons ATGCTCCTGAGCCGGCCGCTGGAGCCGAGCTGGAgacagacgtcgctggagcccgggaag ttaataaagtacattaaaaatgCCCATTACCAAAGGGACAGTTCGCTTTTCACTGACAAAGAAGAATGGTTAAGACCGCTGCATCTTGTAAACTGGCTGATGGAATACTCTGGATCAgatctccttatatacaggagaacggTCGGAATATTTGATGCATTGGATCCAAATCCACTGAATATTACACCAACAATGATAACATGGAGACACAACGTG ATGCCAAAGGGCCGATGCAATGAACAATGTCCGGCAGGAAAAATGAAGGTTCTCGGAAAAGGATATCACATCTGCTGCTATAACTGCACCTCATGTCCAGATGGAGAATTTACAAGTATTACAG GGAACAAGCTGAGatga